Genomic segment of Arachis hypogaea cultivar Tifrunner chromosome 16, arahy.Tifrunner.gnm2.J5K5, whole genome shotgun sequence:
CAAGGTCGTAATGAAATGGTTTGACAGTCTGCCACCCAGGTCGGTCACTAGCTTTGACGATCTGGCCAAAaaatttttggtttaattattctgctggtccctatagtttcgcaaaattttcaattaagtccctatactttttttcttttaattgagtccttgcaccaatttttttttttaattgggtccatacactttttttccttttatttaggtccctgtaccaattttttttagttgggtccctgtaaaattaagctaattactactaaaagggacttaattggaaaaaaaatttgtacagggacccaattaaaaagaaaaaaagtatatggacctaattgaaaattttacaaaactatagggaccagaAAGGCAAAACGAAGCACACCCCTAGCCTGCTAGGAGTAAAGCAAGAGGTAGGGGAGACCCTTCGCGActacatagaaagattcaacaaagctttCTTGGAAATTCAGAATCTACCAATTGAAGCTATAATTATGGGTCTGGTCAATGGCCTCAAAGAAGTACCATTCTCTCAATCAATATCCAAAAGATACCCAACTTCTCTGAATGAGATCCAAGAAAGggcaaaaaaatatattaacatggaagaaaactcccTACTTAGAGAACCTCCCCTTCGATTCAACCTATTCTACTATCCAAGCAAGGACAAAGAAAGGGAATCcaagaagaaataagagcaaaGTGTGGAAAAGCCTcaaaagtaccacaactacacccctctaaGAGTTTCCCTAGTCGCCTACAAGGAGATATATGCCACACAGAGAAGCTTCTGCCTCCCCGTTTGATTAAGCATAAGAAAGCCAAAAGTTGGACTGAATATTGTGAGTATCATAAGCTATACGGGCACTCTACTAATGAATGCTACAATCTCAAGAATGTCATCGAAAAGCTAGCCAGGGAAGGCCACCTTAATAGATACCTGGCAGACAGGTCGAACGAcctgagaaagagaagaagggatgaagaaggAGGACGACCAAAACGCCCTCCACACACCCCTGAATGATATATACATATGATCAATGGTGGATTTACGGGAGGAGGAATATCAAAATCCTCGCGGAAAAGACAGCTCAAGGAAGTATATCAAGTCAAACAGGACGATCGATTACTAGACTTACCCACCATCTCCTTCATTAAAGAAGATGCTCAGGGAATAATATCTGGGCACGATGAACCAGttgtaataactatgatcctagcaaacGCTAACCTATACCGGACTTTGGTAGATCAAGACAGCTCGGCAGATATCCTGTTTAAGCCTGCCTTTGACAAGCTCGGGTTAGAGGAAAAAGATCTAAGGACATACCCAAACAGCCTCTTTAGACTGGGAGATACCACGATCCGACCTCTGGGTTACATCTCATTGTGGTCAACGAAAATTTAGCAtataatgccctaataggtcggacaaccctGAACCGACTTGCAGCTGCCGTTTGCACCCCACATATCTGCATGAAGTTTCCCATACCTGAAGGAGTTACCACAATTAAAGGAGATCAAAGGCTAGCAAGAAAATGCTATAATGAGAGCCTCAGTTTGTAAGGCAGCTCAGGAGGCAGAGAAGTCAATACAATTGAGTTAGGTGGAGTCTGAGTTCGAGAAGAACTATGACCCCATCCAGAAGGCAAAATAGAAGAGATAAAAATTAGAGACAACCCTGACAAAACAACAAGTATAGGgataaatgatgagcggataatttatacgctttttggcattgtttttaggtagtttttagtaggatctaactactttttagtatatttttattagttttcaagcaaaatttacatttctggactctactatgagtttgtgtatttttctatgatttcaggtattttctggctgaaattgagggacctgagcaaaaatctgattcagaggctgaaaggaCTGcacatgctgttggattctgacctccctgcagtcaaaatagattttctggagctacagaaacccaattggtgcactctcaattgcgttggaaagtataaaTTCTGtgatttctaaaaatatataatagtcatactttgtccgagttttgataatgcaaactggcgtttgaacgcccaccttctaccctattctggtgttaattaaacgccagaactgagttacaagctggagttaaacgcccaaactggcaccaaagctgacgtttaactccaagaagagtctctacatgtgaaagcttcaatactcagcccaagcacacaccaagtgggtcccggaagtggatttctgcactatctgcacttagttacttattttctgtaaccctagctactagtttagtataaaaactacttttagagacttattttacatctttggacgtttagtccttagaccatctTAGATGAGTTTTATGCTATCATAGatcattgtacacgtttggaggctggcctcacggccatgcctagacctttcacttatgtattttcaacggtggagtttctacaccccatagattaaggtgtggagctctgctgttcctcatgaattaatgcaaagtactattgtttttctattcaactcaagcttattcttattctaagatattcattcgcacacaagaacatgatgaatgtgatgatcaagtgacacacatcaccattctcacttatgaacgcgtgcctgacaaacacttccgttctacatgaaaacaagcttgaatgcatatctcttagcctcctggttcacgatc
This window contains:
- the LOC140180101 gene encoding uncharacterized protein, with the translated sequence MDLYDGTSDPRHHLSNFRSQMYLADASDATRCKAFPTTLTKVVMKWFDSLPPRDQKGKTKHTPSLLGVKQEVGETLRDYIERFNKAFLEIQNLPIEAIIMGLVNGLKEVPFSQSISKRYPTSLNEIQERAKKYINMEENSLLREPPLRFNLFYYPSKDKERESKKK